The Fervidibacillus albus genome contains a region encoding:
- a CDS encoding staygreen family protein, whose protein sequence is MQQFRLHNITVRIHPPANSKNPIVGRKYTLTHSDETGELFLDVGFVYNWQAIDWKLRDEVLAEWKWTPETGYYLFGTAYVDQGEFSEEQAERRFQIFNREMGTALRGMIQGDSPFFRNYPFLLTAPIYILFQSSYPQFHKIVSFGTVAQYV, encoded by the coding sequence ATGCAGCAGTTTCGCCTTCATAATATAACAGTTCGAATTCATCCGCCGGCAAATTCCAAAAACCCCATTGTTGGAAGAAAATATACCCTTACCCACTCAGATGAAACAGGGGAATTGTTTTTAGATGTCGGATTTGTTTACAATTGGCAAGCAATCGATTGGAAACTGCGGGATGAAGTATTGGCAGAATGGAAATGGACACCAGAAACAGGCTACTATTTGTTTGGAACAGCTTATGTGGATCAAGGGGAATTCAGTGAGGAACAGGCGGAAAGACGGTTTCAAATCTTCAATCGGGAAATGGGAACGGCTTTAAGAGGAATGATTCAAGGGGACAGTCCCTTTTTTCGCAACTATCCTTTCTTATTGACGGCACCGATCTACATCCTATTTCAATCTTCCTATCCCCAATTTCATAAAATCGTTTCGTTCGGGACAGTTGCCCAATACGTATGA
- a CDS encoding PTS galactitol transporter subunit IIC, which produces MDFLETIGSGLNWIINLGAAAMMPIIFFVFALILGVKPGKALKSGLMVGIGFTGLNTIINLMTEYMSPASQSMVENSGLNLTVLDVGWPAASAIAYGSMVGILMIPVGMLVNVLMLLTKTTKTINIDIWNYWHFAFTGSLIYALTENLLISLALASINMIIIMVIGDRTQPQVEKVLGLKGISVPHAFSGTFAPIAWIVNKVMDRIPGVNKIHLDEQTFKKRFGIFGDPAILGALVGVLIGVLARYSVAQILQLAVVMAAVLVLMPKMAAAMMEGLTPVSESLREKLQKRFKGNTTLYIGLDSAVGVGNPVVLTVSTVMIPITVLLAFLIPGNDFLPFASLSGLTFMFVLIVPLVNGDFFRSLVVGIISMVFQLLLGTAIAELFTKVAAAASFSIPEGSSLISSIDYGSSWIPNVIVYAMENGWVFVSILSVFTLLLMLWNRKKILEEARMAEQQ; this is translated from the coding sequence ATGGATTTTTTAGAGACGATCGGTTCTGGTTTAAATTGGATTATTAATTTAGGAGCGGCTGCCATGATGCCGATAATCTTTTTCGTCTTTGCCCTCATCCTTGGGGTAAAGCCGGGAAAGGCATTGAAATCGGGATTAATGGTCGGTATCGGTTTTACCGGTTTGAACACGATTATTAATTTAATGACCGAATACATGAGTCCTGCTTCCCAGTCAATGGTCGAAAATTCCGGTTTGAATTTAACTGTTTTGGATGTTGGTTGGCCGGCTGCGAGTGCAATCGCTTACGGTTCCATGGTAGGGATTTTGATGATCCCTGTAGGTATGCTCGTAAACGTACTCATGTTACTTACGAAAACGACGAAAACGATCAATATTGATATTTGGAATTATTGGCATTTTGCTTTTACCGGTTCATTAATTTACGCTTTGACAGAGAATTTATTAATTAGTTTGGCGTTGGCATCGATTAATATGATAATTATTATGGTAATTGGAGATCGGACGCAACCGCAAGTGGAAAAAGTGCTAGGATTAAAGGGAATATCGGTACCCCACGCATTTTCTGGAACTTTTGCACCGATTGCATGGATTGTGAATAAAGTAATGGACCGAATTCCAGGTGTAAATAAAATCCACTTAGATGAACAAACGTTTAAAAAGAGATTCGGAATATTTGGCGATCCGGCCATTTTGGGTGCCCTCGTTGGTGTATTGATCGGGGTTCTTGCTCGATATAGTGTAGCTCAAATTTTACAATTAGCCGTAGTTATGGCAGCCGTCTTAGTTTTAATGCCGAAAATGGCTGCAGCAATGATGGAAGGTTTAACACCTGTTAGCGAGTCTTTACGGGAAAAATTACAAAAACGATTTAAAGGGAATACGACATTGTATATCGGTCTCGACTCTGCCGTTGGTGTAGGAAATCCAGTCGTTTTAACGGTATCTACCGTGATGATTCCGATTACAGTTCTTTTAGCATTCCTTATTCCAGGTAATGATTTTTTACCGTTTGCAAGTTTGTCGGGATTGACTTTTATGTTCGTATTAATCGTTCCATTAGTAAACGGGGATTTCTTCAGAAGTTTAGTCGTTGGCATTATTAGTATGGTCTTTCAATTATTACTTGGAACGGCTATTGCGGAATTATTTACGAAGGTTGCCGCTGCCGCTAGTTTCTCCATTCCAGAAGGTTCCAGTTTAATTTCTAGCATTGATTACGGCAGTTCTTGGATTCCAAATGTAATCGTATATGCGATGGAAAATGGGTGGGTATTTGTCTCGATTCTAAGTGTCTTCACTCTTTTATTGATGCTTTGGAACAGGAAGAAAATCTTGGAAGAAGCGCGAATGGCAGAGCAACAATAA